One Scylla paramamosain isolate STU-SP2022 chromosome 6, ASM3559412v1, whole genome shotgun sequence DNA segment encodes these proteins:
- the LOC135101063 gene encoding uncharacterized protein LOC135101063, which translates to MPLTRSGEHERRVGEEEDHAVAGDWRHTATSPPPADIVSLMKWMEETRLRDEERRREAEESRRQEDNARFEALISMLAAQRQTPQVPPEDDGEDPENPTRRQPQQPRIPSTQKPAAQIPPPLKPDATYQLFREWKRRWQDYATMVDLSSLTQEKQLIQLRMCLTLETQRVLEHTLQIPPTTDKTVGEVVDALELHIKGLRNEALRRRELFSCRQMEGETFADFYVRLRRRAEEIDICPGKSSVCEETQLKSVILMGVRDDELIQRLISLDDKCSLQEMVTACRSYEAARCATSDIRAQPTQVRALTQHQKSKKQKNLDKQPPQQSTAKTAELCQCCARYHETGACPAAQVTCRNCGRQGHFASTVKCPASKAQCRLCSRIGHFDSCCKKVSRQNHKRGSTDGAPTPSQQKSKQLSCRRVISPSPAVPQHVSVLVTHGGKSSHLRMMPDTGADITMIGPQHLRSLQIPSSQLQTPPDTTTLTADGSEMAPALGMLTATLTLGEKSCLAEIRVHKDIQTPLLSRGHCQALAIISKDFPKPILEVKHAKKCVELPVSSNTPPSEAKAYFLKEFQDVLVDKAALESTPLKPMVGSPMRIHLKDGAVPFAIHTARQIPLAFRGQVQEELESMVSQGIIRPAGDEPSEWCHPLVAVAKPKGGVRITTDLSKLNSQIARPAHPSPTPFAAVRSVDATARYFSTMDALCGYWQIELAEEDRHLTTFITPHGRFQYCRGPMGFAATGDAYCLRDDAALQGIKNCVKVVNDILLYDADYTTHLSRIHQVLTRCREFGITPQQGKICSRSTPGRFLRIHTINGWHCR; encoded by the coding sequence ATGCCTCTCACTCGCTCTGGTGAGCACGAACGCCGTGtcggtgaggaggaggaccacgccgTCGCCGGCGATTGGCGACATACTgcaacctcaccaccaccagctgatATCGTGTCTCTCATGAAATGGATGGAGGAGACTAGGCTCAGAGATGAGGAACGAcgaagagaagcagaggaaagcagaaggcaAGAGGATAATGCCAGGTTTGAGGCTCTGATCAGCATGCTTGCTGCTCAACGGCAAACCCCTCAAGTTCCCCCTGAGGACGACGGCGAGGACCCCGAGAACCCCACCCGCCGCCAGCCCCAACAGCCACGGATTCCTTCCACTCAGAAGCCTGCAGCTCAGATTCCACCGCCGCTGAAGCCCGACGCTACCTACCAACTGTTTCGTGAATGGAAGCGACGCTGGCAGGACTATGCAACAATGGTGGACCTGTCCAGCTTAACACAGGAGAAGCAGCTCATCCAGCTGCGTATGTGTCTCACCCTTGAGACTCAACGTGTCTTAGAGCACACCTTACAAATTCCTCCCACCACAGATAAGACTGTCGGTGAGGTGGTGGACGCTCTGGAGCTACACATCAAGGGTTTGCGGAACGAGGCATTACGCAGAAGAGAGCTCTTCAGCTGCAGACAGATGGAAGGTGAAACATTCGCCGACTTTTACGTAAGGTTGCGACGCCGCGCCGAGGAGATCGACATCTGTCCTGGTAAGTCATCGGTATGCGAGGAGACTCAGCTTAAATCGGTGATTCTTATGGGTGTCCGGGATGATGAGTTAATCCAGCGACTCATATCCTTGGACGACAAGTGCTCCCTACAGGAGATGGTCACGGCCTGCCGCTCCTACGAGGCAGCCAGATGCGCCACGTCTGACATCCGTGCCCAGCCTACACAGGTGAGAGCCTTAACCCAGCACCAGAAGagtaagaaacagaagaatctCGATAAGCAACCTCCGCAACAGTCGACAGCGAAGACAGCAGAACTGTGCCAGTGCTGTGCAAGGTACCATGAGACAGGGGCCTGCCCTGCAGCCCAGGTCACCTGTCGTAACTGTGGTCGCCAAGGCCACTTCGCATCCACTGTCAAGTGCCCCGCCAGCAAAGCTCAGTGCCGTCTCTGCTCCCGTATCGGCCACTTTGATAGTTGTTGCAAGAAGGTATCCCGTCAGAACCACAAGCGGGGTAGTACTGATGGTGCTCCCACCCCTTCGCAACAAAAATCCAAGCAGCTCTCCTGCCGTCGCGTGATATCTCCCAGCCCGGCAGTACCTCAACACGTCAGTGTTCTCGTCACCCATGGTGGTAAGTCGTCGCACTTGCGGATGATGCCTGACACCGGCGCTGATATCACTATGATCGGCCCACAACACCTGAGGAGTCTTCAGATTCCTTCGAGCCAGCTACAGACCCCCCCAGACACCACTACACTCACAGCTGACGGTTCTGAAATGGCTCCCGCCCTCGGAATGCTCACGGCCACTCTAACTCTAGGCGAGAAGTCGTGTTTAGCTGAAATCCGGGTACATAAGGATATCCAGACTCCACTTCTCTCCCGCGGCCACTGTCAAGCGTTGGCCATCATCTCCAAGGACTTCCCCAAGCCAATCTTGGAAGTAAAGCATGCCAAGAAGTGCGTGGAGCTCCCGGTCTCTAGCAACACACCACCTTCAGAAGCTAAGGCGTACTTTTTGAAGGAGTTCCAGGACGTTCTTGTGGACAAGGCAGCCTTAGAGTCCACACCACTCAAACCTATGGTGGGTTCACCTATGAGAATCCATCTCAAGGATGGTGCAGTGCCTTTTGCCATCCATACTGCCCGGCAGATCCCCCTGGCTTTCAGAGGTCAAGTTCAAGAAGAGCTCGAATCCATGGTATCTCAAGGGATCATTCGACCTGCAGGTGATGAACCCTCCGAGTGGTGTCACCCACTGGTCGCCGTGGCTAAACCTAAGGGAGGTGTAAGGATCACGACAGATCTGTCCAAACTCAACTCACAAATCGCCCGACCAGCTCATCCATCGCCTACACCCTTTGCCGCTGTTCGTAGCGTGGATGCCACAGCCCGTTACTTCTCGACGATGGATGCTCTCTGCGGTTACTGGCAGATCGAGCTTGCTGAGGAAGACAGACACCTTACCACCTTCATAACACCACATGGTAGGTTCCAGTACTGCAGGGGACCGATGGGATTCGCAGCGACAGGTGATGCCTATTGCTTGCGAGATGATGCAGCTCTACAAGGCATCAAGAATTGTGTGAAAGTGGTTAACGACATCTTACTGTATGACGCCGACTACACCACTCACCTGAGCCGCATCCACCAAGTTCTCACTAGATGTCGCGAATTTGGCATCACCCCTCAACAGGGAAAAATTTGTAGTCGCAGCACCCCGGGTAGATTTCTGCGGATTCACACTATCAATGGCTGGCATTGCCGCTGA